One region of Actinomycetota bacterium genomic DNA includes:
- a CDS encoding transposase: LNEILCRWNYVYNYVRPHQSLGYLTPMEFLKAWMEESKDRDGVFTM, from the coding sequence GCTCAACGAGATCCTTTGCAGATGGAATTACGTGTACAATTACGTGAGACCACACCAGAGCCTGGGTTATCTCACCCCCATGGAGTTCCTGAAGGCGTGGATGGAGGAGAGCAAGGATAGGGATGGAGTGTTCACCATGTAG
- a CDS encoding MmgE/PrpD family protein has protein sequence MNELVEVAKYVCGLSYDQLPREVVEAAKLPIIDCLGVTVAGLEDDCSRIAADWVASMACKEEATLFYEFRKSAAAWAALANGTAAHALDYDDVSFRMMGHPSVALVPAIVALGEVLASSGKDCLTAYVAGLEVAAKVGSTLGGNAYMLGWHQTSTLGALGAAASCGKLLGLDEEQMAYALGIACSLSNGLRANFGTMTKPLHAGVAAMNGVMAAQLASRGFTSNPDVLFGENGFARAFSCDTERAEELARTLGEPYELLDPGLSYKPYPCCRGPQGAIDAALLAREEWKKLGEVDAAQIEKLECRVPAWLRGVLMYHEPKTGTEGKFSLEFCVSAALLEGKVGIGQFRDEVVTAPHIVEAISRFEWNDLEGDITSPFASEVVVHLKSGERVEGKTEKPLGEPGNPMSDEQIFDKYRECVGNVIGFQVAEDTLGMLRRMEDLDDVNSLMQAYRA, from the coding sequence ATGAACGAGTTGGTGGAGGTGGCCAAGTACGTATGCGGGCTGAGCTACGATCAGCTCCCCCGCGAGGTGGTGGAGGCGGCCAAGCTGCCCATCATCGACTGCCTGGGGGTGACCGTCGCCGGGCTGGAGGACGACTGCTCGCGCATCGCGGCGGACTGGGTGGCTTCCATGGCCTGCAAGGAGGAGGCGACGCTTTTCTACGAGTTCCGCAAGAGCGCGGCGGCATGGGCCGCCCTTGCCAACGGCACCGCGGCGCATGCCCTGGATTACGACGACGTGAGCTTCCGCATGATGGGGCATCCCTCCGTCGCGCTGGTGCCGGCCATCGTGGCGCTGGGAGAGGTCCTCGCGTCGTCGGGGAAGGACTGCCTCACGGCCTACGTGGCGGGCCTGGAGGTGGCGGCGAAGGTGGGGTCCACCCTGGGCGGCAATGCCTACATGCTGGGGTGGCACCAGACCAGCACCCTGGGGGCCCTGGGAGCGGCCGCATCCTGCGGCAAGCTCCTCGGGCTGGACGAGGAGCAGATGGCATACGCGCTGGGCATCGCCTGCTCGCTATCCAACGGCCTGCGCGCCAACTTCGGCACCATGACCAAGCCCCTGCACGCGGGGGTGGCGGCGATGAACGGCGTCATGGCGGCCCAGCTGGCCTCGCGCGGCTTCACCTCCAACCCGGACGTCCTCTTCGGGGAGAACGGGTTCGCCCGCGCCTTCTCCTGCGACACGGAGCGGGCGGAGGAGCTGGCGAGGACCCTGGGAGAGCCCTACGAACTGCTCGACCCCGGCCTCTCCTACAAGCCGTACCCCTGCTGCCGCGGTCCCCAGGGGGCCATAGACGCGGCCCTGCTGGCGAGGGAGGAATGGAAAAAATTGGGAGAGGTGGACGCGGCCCAGATCGAGAAGCTTGAGTGCAGGGTCCCCGCCTGGCTGCGGGGGGTACTCATGTACCACGAGCCCAAGACGGGCACGGAGGGCAAGTTCAGCCTGGAGTTCTGTGTTTCCGCGGCCCTGCTGGAGGGCAAGGTCGGCATAGGACAGTTCCGCGACGAGGTGGTCACCGCCCCGCACATAGTCGAGGCCATAAGCCGCTTCGAGTGGAACGACCTCGAGGGGGACATCACCAGCCCCTTCGCCTCCGAGGTGGTGGTGCACCTGAAATCCGGTGAAAGGGTGGAGGGGAAGACCGAGAAGCCCCTGGGAGAGCCGGGGAACCCCATGAGCGACGAGCAGATATTCGACAAGTACCGCGAGTGCGTGGGGAACGTCATCGGGTTCCAGGTGGCGGAGGATACCCTCGGCATGTTGCGGCGGATGGAAGACCTGGACGACGTCAACAGCCTCATGCAGGCCTACCGGGCCTGA
- a CDS encoding cobalamin B12-binding domain-containing protein gives MSTTTGKKVIRVLVAKPGLDGHDQGAKVIAYGLKDEGFEVIYTGLRRTPEEIANAAVDEDVDVIGLSILSGAHLSIVRRLMSLLEEKGVGDKMVLVGGIIPEEDIPKLKEMGVAEVFVSGTYISQVAEFIRSRLGESQAPA, from the coding sequence ATGAGCACGACGACGGGCAAGAAAGTCATCCGGGTCCTGGTGGCCAAGCCCGGCCTGGACGGCCACGACCAGGGGGCGAAGGTCATCGCCTACGGCCTCAAGGACGAGGGGTTCGAGGTCATCTACACGGGGCTGCGCCGTACCCCGGAGGAGATCGCCAACGCCGCCGTGGACGAGGACGTGGACGTCATCGGGCTCTCCATCCTCTCCGGTGCCCACCTGAGCATCGTCCGCCGCCTCATGTCCCTGCTCGAGGAGAAGGGCGTCGGCGATAAGATGGTGCTGGTGGGCGGCATAATCCCCGAGGAGGACATCCCCAAGCTCAAGGAGATGGGGGTGGCGGAGGTCTTCGTGTCCGGCACCTACATCTCGCAGGTCGCGGAGTTCATCCGCTCGCGCCTGGGGGAGTCGCAGGCGCCCGCCTGA